A window of the Motacilla alba alba isolate MOTALB_02 chromosome 17, Motacilla_alba_V1.0_pri, whole genome shotgun sequence genome harbors these coding sequences:
- the USP20 gene encoding ubiquitin carboxyl-terminal hydrolase 20, which translates to MGDTRDICPHLDSIGEVTRDDLLLKSKGTCQSCGAVGPNLWACLQIGCPYVGCGESFADHSTLHAQAKKHNLTVNLTTFRVWCYACEKEVFLEQRLAAQPPSAPSKFPEPDSPLPAHPLKAVPIAVADEGESESEDDDLKPRGLTGMKNLGNSCYMNAALQALSNCPPLTQFFLECGGLVRTDKKPALCKSYQKLVSEVWHKKRPSYVVPSSLSHGIKLVNPMFRGYAQQDTQEFLRCLMDQLHEELKEPVVAETRDLDTSDQEDKREGDRSPSEDEFLSCDSSSDRGEGEGQSRTSGSMGSSSLAETELLIQDEAGRGISEKERMKDRKFSCGHRRSNSEQVDEDADVDTTMMPVDGRASPEMLPAPCPASPCRTPEPDNDAYVRCSSRPCSPVHHEMHSKLSSSPPRSSPARLGPSYVLKKAQMQASGKKKKELRYRSVISDIFDGSILSLVQCLTCDRVSTTVETFQDLSLPIPGKEDLAKLHSAIYQNVPAKTGACGDNYASQGWIAFIMEYIRRFVVSCIPSWFWGPVVTLEDCLAAFFAADELKGDNMYSCERCKKLRNGVKYCKVLRLPEILCIHLKRFRHEVMYSFKINSHVSFPLEGLDLRPFLAKECVSQITTYDLLSVICHHGTAGSGHYIAYCQNVINGQWYEFDDQYVTEVHETVVQNAEAYVLFYRKSSEEAVRERQKVVSLASMKEHSLLQFYISREWLNKFNTFAEPGPITNHTFLCSHGGIPPNKYHYIDDLVVILPQNVWEYLYNRFGGGPAVNHLYVCSICQVEIEALAKRRRIEIDTFIKLNKAFQAEESPSVIYCISMQWFREWEAFVKGKDNEPPGPIDNTKIALTKPGGHVQVKQGADYGQISEETWVYLSTLYGGGPEIAIRQNVAQVQELENLHGEQKIEAETRAV; encoded by the exons ATGGGGGATACAAGGGACATCTGTCCCCACCTGGATTCCATAGGAGAGGTGACCAGGGATGATCTGCTGCTCAAATCCAAG GGAACTTGCCAGTCTTGTGGAGCTGTGGGACCAAACCTCTGGGCTTGTCTTCAG ATTGGTTGTCCTTATGTTGGTTGTGGGGAGTCCTTTGCTGACCACAGCACACTTCATGCACAG GCCAAGAAGCACAACCTGACGGTGAACCTGACCACGTTCCGTGTGTGGTGCTATGCCTGTGAGAAGGAGGTGTTCCTGGAGCAGCGCCTGGCAGCTCAGCCACCCTCAGCCCCCAGCAAGTTCCCTGAGCCG GATTCTCCTTTGCCTGCTCACCCTCTGAAAGCTGTTCCGATTGCAGTGGCTGATGAAGGCGAATCTGAATCAGAGGATGATGATTTGAAACCAAGAG GCCTTACTGGAATGAAAAACCTTGGGAACTCCTGCTACATGAATGCAGCGCTTCAGGCTCTCTCAAACTG CCCACCTCTCACACAGTTTTTCCTGGAGTGTGGTGGACTGGTCCGTACGGATAAGAAACCTGCCCTGTGCAAAAGTTACCAGAAGTTGGTGTCTGAGGTTTGGCACAAGAAACG CCCGAGTTATGTTGTTCCAAGCAGTCTGTCCCATGGAATCAAGCTTGTCAATCCCATGTTCCGAGGCTATGCACAGCAG GACACGCAGGAGTTCCTGCGATGCCTGATGGATCAGCTCCACGAGGAACTGAAGGAACCCGTTGTTGCAGAGACGAGGGACTTGGACACCAGTGACCAGGAGGACAAGCGGGAGGGCGACCGAAGCCCTTCAGAGGACGAGTTCCTCTCCTGTGACTCCAGCAGTGAcaggggggaaggagagggcCAGAGCCGGACCTCAGGGagcatgggcagcagctccctggcagagacagagctgctgaTCCAGGATGAAGCAGGGAGAGGGATCTCAGAGAAAGAGAGGATGAAGGACAGAAAGTTCTCCTGCGGCCATCGGCGCAGCAACTCGGAGCAGGTGGATGAGGATGCAGATGTTGATACTACGATGATGCCAGTGGATGGCAGAGCCTCACCTGAgatgctgccagctccctgtcctgccaGCCCATGTAGGACACCAG AACCTGACAATGATGCCTATGTGCGCTGCTCCTCGCGCCCCTGCAGTCCAGTCCATCATGAAATGCACTCCAAGCTCTCCAGCAGTCCTCCCCGCTCCAGTCCTGCCAGGCTTGGACCTTCCTACGTACTCAAGAAAG ccCAGATGCAGGCctctgggaaaaagaagaaagagctCCGGTACCGCAGTGTGATTTCCGACATCTTTGACggctccatcctcagcctgGTGCAGTGCCTCACCTGCGACAGA GTTTCTACAACAGTGGAGACGTTCCAGGACCTGTCACTCCCAATCCCAGGGAAAGAAGACTTGGCCAAGCTGCACTCTGCCATCTACCAAAACGTACCAGCCAAGACAGGGGCATGTGGGGACAACTATGCCTCACAAGGCTGGATTGCTTTCATCATGGAGTATATCAGGAG atTTGTGGTGTCCTGTATCCCTAGCTGGTTTTGGGGTCCTGTGGTGACACTGGAGGATTGCCTTGCTGCCTTTTTTGCAGCAGATGAGTTGAAGG ggGACAACATGTACAGCTGTGAACGGTGTAAGAA gcTGCGGAATGGAGTAAAGTACTGCAAAGTCCTCCGGCTCCCAGAG ATCCTTTGCATCCACTTGAAACGGTTCCGGCACGAGGTGATGTATTCCTTCAAGATCAACAGCCACGTCTCCTTCCCCTTGGAGGGGCTGGACCTGAGACCCTTCCTGGCCAAGGAGTGCGTGTCCCAGATCACCACCTACGACCTCCTGTCCGTCATCTGTCACCACGGCACGGCTGGCA GTGGCCACTACATTGCCTACTGCCAGAACGTGATCAATGGCCAGTGGTACGAGTTCGATGACCAGTACGTCACCGAGGTCCACGAGACCGTGGTGCAGAATGCAGAAGCCTATGTGCTGTTCTACAG gaaaagcagtgagGAGGCTGTGCGGGAGCGCCAGAAGGTCGTGTCCCTGGCCAGCATGAAGGAGCACAGTTTGCTCCAGTTCTACATCTCTCGAGAGTGGCTCAATAAATTCAACACCTTTGCTGAGCCCGGGCCCATCACCAACCACACCTTTCTGTGCTCCCATGGAG GGATCCCTCCTAATAAATACCATTACATTGATGACCTGGTTGTGATTCTGCCCCAAAACGTGTGGGAATATCTCTACAACAG GTTTGGGGGAGGCCCTGCTGTGAACCATCTGTACGTGTGCTCCATTTGCCAAGTGGAGATCGAAGCCCTGGCCAAGCGCAGGAGGATCGAAATCGACACCTTCATCAAG ctaAACAAGGCTTTCCAGGCAGAGGAGTCTCCGAGTGTCATCTACTGTATCAGCATGCAGTGGTTCCGGGAGTGGGAGGCCTTTGTCAAAGGCAAGGATAATG AGCCCCCTGGACCAATTGACAACACCAAGATTGCCCTCACAAAACCAGGTGGCCACGTGCAAGTCAAGCAGG GTGCTGACTACGGGCAGATCTCCGAGGAGACCTGGGTTTATTTAAGCACCCTGTACGGAGGGGGCCCCGAGATCGCCATCAGACAGAACGTGGCCCAGGTGCAGGAACTGGAGAACCTCCACGGGGAGCAGAAGATTGAAGCAGAGACACGAGCGGTGTGA